The sequence AAAGAGTAATCACCGGGCATCAATTATGTGCTAGATACTCAGTCATGCaagagaaataaataaattaataggaCGCCTTTAATTTAAGTGATAAATAAAGTATGATTGGAAAATAATTAAGTGTTGATTTACATGATTCAATCTGTAATGAATAACTTGATCGCTCTAATtatctaattaaataattatttatcacactaaaattaaataaattatctaatcATTAGTCAgttctattaattaatttttttttatctcttctCAAACTCTCCACAAAGGATAAATTGGATCCAATCGCAGTTATATTATAAAATTCAGCAAGTCCCTATTTCCTAAAGCTTGCAAGCACGTTTATACTGTCACAGGGAAGAGTTAAGCTATAATTGACGACCTCATGAATTTGATCTATGTGGCATATGTATGCATGAATTTTTTGTGAACATATACgtatttaaaaattgaaaatttcacTTTCTTTCTATATCCACGAATTCATTTAATAAAGTGATGAATTCACCTTAAATTTTTATGATCTAAAAATTAAactggttcctaatttatatttaatttaaattaaatatttattttaaccCATCACTATTTTgagaatttaaattttattttataaaaaaagctTTAAACTCTTCCCCATCAATTTTGTTAGCTCCCGTCCCTCTACTAGTACTACACAGACCGGTAGACAAGCTTGCGTCGTCGCTGCTACCCCCAAACGAGCATTGTCTCCGCATGCATCCGACACCCACTACTTGCATCATCAATTTTCAAAATCTTCAACTATAATTATGTTTgttcataatttaatttgtttatttagTTTTTCATGTTATCATTCTTAATATATCCAGGTTCATTTGTTattttctaatttcattttgagttatttttattataatttcgtTAAAAGTATAATAGTCGAATtatgtaaaaaataattaaaatgaatatacatttatttttataactatcattatttaaaagaaaataaaacaaaacgaTTATTTAAAGCTATATATTAACACTCTCTTTTTTTCCTTCCAAATTAATTTCCTACAAAAACTACGAGCATGACAAAGGAAAACCTAAAAGCTAAAACAAAAAACTTTGGTATAATCAAAAATCAGGTAAGTCTAGAATGTCGTCGGCCCTATTAAATAGGTTGTACCAAAAATCCATGCCTCCATCCTCATTTACAGATTCCGACAAGCGAAGCGGAGAATCGGTGACGAAATCATCCCCGGACAAAACCTCCGACCAGAAGCTGTCGTCCATCTCCGGCGGATTCTCCGACGACACTTCACTAAACGAATGCATCGGGGAATTGGTTGCATCCTCATCCGATGTGGACTCGTTCCGGGCTTCGGGCTCGGCCCGAGATCTCTTACAAAGCCTTTTCTTCAAGTGTGTGTGCCATATGTTTTTTATTTCGTTGTCTGTGCGGCCCGGTAATCTAGATGCAATCACAGACCATCTGCATATAATTAAACATTGATTTTAGATGAAAATTAATTAGTAAAGACTAGAGAGAGTGAAAAGAACGAACCTATTTCCCAATTCTTGATGCAAATTGATGATGATGGCCTCCTCTTCGCGACTGAAATTTCCTCTCTTAATATCGGGCCGCAAGTAATTCATCCAACGCAGGCGGCAGCTCTTTCCACACCTCAAAAGCCCTGTTTGTTTGTTTAGAAATACAAAAAcgctaacttaattaattaattaattaatctggattgaaaatatatatatatgtatagaaggTGGTACCGGCCCGTTTGGGAAGGGCCCGCCAGTTGCCATGGCCGTTGTGGTTGATGAAATTGATGAGGATGAGATCTTCTTCTGCAGTCCACGGGCCCTTCTTCAACCCCATTTTCTCACAGCAAGGAGCCCGCCCCATCACTACTTAATcccaccttcttcttcttcttcttcttttctttagtTTTTTCGAGAAAAAGAGTTAATTCTCACTTGTGTATTGGGAGGGTTTGTGAATTCTTGAATAAATGGTTCAAGGTTGGCAGTGGCTatgccccctatatatatgacATATAGGGGATTTGAATAAGTATTGTGGCTTAATGATGTGACTGAATAAATacaaaacaacaataataacaaaaacGCATGCACGAAGGATGGAGCTTCGAGGAAAGAGAGCGAAGAAATCATTAAGCTGATTGGTCAAAAGAAACGTGGatttttttcaatattgaaTTTTCTATCCTCAAAAAATTAAGATTTGAGTTTGCTTTTCTTTATCCACTTCAATTTTCTAAACTAATTAAATTGCCAATTAATTCAATTGGAAGTTAGGACGGGGTTCAGATGAAAAAAGGAAGCAGAATTTAATATTGGGTCGAATATTCACTAACTGAAGCAGTACCATTGGACAAATAATCCACCCAGTGGGgtattatatatgtaaaattcataaaattattaatgaaaCTTTGAACATT comes from Salvia miltiorrhiza cultivar Shanhuang (shh) chromosome 3, IMPLAD_Smil_shh, whole genome shotgun sequence and encodes:
- the LOC131014174 gene encoding transcription factor MYB14-like isoform X2, with amino-acid sequence MGRAPCCEKMGLKKGPWTAEEDLILINFINHNGHGNWRALPKRAGLLRCGKSCRLRWMNYLRPDIKRGNFSREEEAIIINLHQELGNRLPGRTDNEIKNIWHTHLKKRLCKRSRAEPEARNESTSDEDATNSPMHSFSEVSSENPPEMDDSFWSEVLSGDDFVTDSPLRLSESVNEDGGMDFWYNLFNRADDILDLPDF
- the LOC131014174 gene encoding transcription factor MYB30-like isoform X1, producing MGRAPCCEKMGLKKGPWTAEEDLILINFINHNGHGNWRALPKRAGLLRCGKSCRLRWMNYLRPDIKRGNFSREEEAIIINLHQELGNRWSVIASRLPGRTDNEIKNIWHTHLKKRLCKRSRAEPEARNESTSDEDATNSPMHSFSEVSSENPPEMDDSFWSEVLSGDDFVTDSPLRLSESVNEDGGMDFWYNLFNRADDILDLPDF